The Myxococcus virescens genome has a segment encoding these proteins:
- a CDS encoding SDR family oxidoreductase, with translation MAEMNYRTALVTGASSGLGRGLALWLARRGVHVFAAGRRLPQLQALRDEAQAAGVTVEPVELDVTKADATLERIRALDAEAGGLDLVVANAGVGGTTNAKRLPWERVRGIIDTNVTGAAATLSAVLPQMVERKRGHLVGVSSLAGFRGLAGHAAYSASKAFLSTFMESLRVDLRGTGVRVTCIYPGFVKSELTATNNFPMPFLMETHDAVELMGRGIVRGDAEVSFPWQLAVPTRMAKVLPNPLFDAAARRLR, from the coding sequence ATGGCGGAGATGAACTACCGGACGGCGTTGGTGACGGGTGCCTCCAGCGGCCTGGGACGTGGGCTGGCGCTGTGGCTCGCCAGGCGGGGCGTCCACGTGTTCGCCGCCGGACGCCGCCTGCCGCAGCTCCAGGCCCTGCGGGACGAGGCCCAGGCGGCCGGCGTCACCGTGGAGCCCGTGGAGCTGGACGTCACGAAGGCGGACGCCACCCTGGAGCGCATCCGCGCGCTGGACGCGGAAGCGGGCGGGCTGGACCTGGTGGTGGCCAACGCGGGCGTCGGCGGCACGACGAACGCGAAGCGCCTCCCGTGGGAGCGCGTGCGCGGCATCATCGACACCAACGTCACCGGCGCCGCCGCCACGCTGAGCGCCGTGCTGCCCCAGATGGTGGAGCGCAAGCGCGGGCACCTGGTGGGCGTCTCCAGCCTCGCGGGCTTCCGCGGGCTGGCCGGCCACGCGGCCTACTCCGCCTCCAAGGCCTTCCTGTCCACCTTCATGGAGAGCCTGCGCGTGGACCTGCGCGGCACCGGCGTGCGCGTCACCTGCATCTATCCCGGCTTCGTGAAGAGCGAGCTGACCGCCACCAACAACTTCCCCATGCCCTTCCTCATGGAGACGCATGACGCGGTGGAGCTGATGGGCAGGGGCATCGTCCGGGGCGACGCGGAGGTGTCCTTCCCCTGGCAGCTCGCGGTGCCCACGCGCATGGCGAAGGTGCTGCCCAATCCGCTCTTCGACGCGGCCGCGCGGCGGCTGCGCTGA
- the pyrF gene encoding orotidine-5'-phosphate decarboxylase has protein sequence MTTPQPFAHRFSQLAEQRSPFCLGIDPSRDLLTRWGLPDNARGLRDFCERVADAAGSSVAVVKPQSAFFERHGPEGLQVLQELMRRFKSVGTLTLLDVKRGDIGSTMEAYAETVFGEGSAYEADAATFTAYLGLGALLKTLERARASGAAAFLVVRSSNPEGTSLQMSRGEDGRTVAEALADGLRAFNEKPGQDAAPVAGAVMGATLPDSDRGVIERLGGALLLTPGIGAQGAGFDDLKRLFAGREAQVIPTATRSVLEAGPDTAALRQALERHLAPARAFRATARPS, from the coding sequence GTGACGACGCCACAGCCCTTCGCCCACCGTTTCAGCCAGCTGGCCGAGCAGCGCTCGCCGTTCTGCCTTGGCATCGACCCGTCGAGAGACTTGCTGACGCGCTGGGGCCTGCCCGACAACGCGCGGGGCCTGCGCGACTTCTGCGAGCGCGTGGCCGACGCGGCGGGCAGCTCCGTCGCGGTGGTGAAGCCGCAGAGCGCCTTCTTCGAGCGCCACGGCCCCGAGGGCCTCCAGGTCCTCCAGGAGCTGATGCGGCGCTTCAAGTCCGTGGGCACCCTCACGCTGCTGGACGTGAAGCGCGGGGACATCGGCTCCACGATGGAGGCCTACGCCGAGACAGTCTTCGGCGAGGGCAGCGCCTACGAAGCGGACGCGGCCACCTTCACCGCCTACCTGGGCCTGGGCGCGCTGCTGAAGACGCTGGAGCGGGCGCGCGCATCCGGCGCCGCCGCCTTCCTGGTGGTGCGCTCCTCCAACCCGGAGGGAACGTCCCTCCAGATGTCGCGCGGCGAGGACGGCCGCACCGTGGCGGAGGCCCTGGCGGACGGCCTGCGCGCCTTCAACGAGAAGCCCGGCCAGGACGCGGCGCCGGTGGCGGGCGCCGTCATGGGCGCCACCCTCCCCGACTCGGACCGCGGCGTCATCGAGCGGCTCGGCGGCGCGCTGCTGCTCACGCCCGGCATCGGCGCGCAGGGCGCCGGCTTCGACGACTTGAAGCGCCTGTTCGCCGGGCGCGAGGCGCAGGTCATCCCCACCGCCACGCGCTCGGTGCTGGAGGCGGGGCCGGACACCGCCGCCCTGCGCCAGGCGCTGGAGCGGCACCTGGCCCCAGCGCGCGCCTTCCGCGCTACTGCGCGCCCATCATGA